One genomic region from Dermacentor variabilis isolate Ectoservices chromosome 6, ASM5094787v1, whole genome shotgun sequence encodes:
- the LOC142585317 gene encoding uncharacterized protein LOC142585317, which yields MQYLALVLSIVGGTVFLGLLLAAICSYYWISQRHYPCAWSATADAKSDVYYKKTGDWKYVQNGTVPDAEEGVVTDNDEPLLGSIVLEDGANETAHDVQCDAAESTTTAPSKEDSRHAVTSFSSLEIACENKTAM from the coding sequence ATGCAGTACCTGGCGCTCGTCCTCAGTATCGTCGGAGGCACCGTGTTCCTGGGCCTTCTGCTAGCCGCCATCTGCAGCTACTACTGGATCTCGCAGAGGCATTACCCTTGCGCCTGGTCTGCCACGGCAGACGCCAAGTCGGACGTGTACTACAAGAAGACTGGCGACTGGAAGTACGTCCAGAACGGCACCGTCCCGGACGCCGAAGAAGGCGTCGTCACCGACAACGACGAACCGCTGCTCGGTTCCATCGTGCTGGAAGACGGTGCCAACGAAACAGCGCACGACGTACAGTGTGATGCCGCGGAGTCGACTACTACTGCCCCCTCGAAGGAGGACTCGAGGCACGCAGTGACCTCGTTTAGCAGCTTGGAAATCGCCTGTGAGAACAAGACTGCGATGTAG